The following are from one region of the Hymenobacter radiodurans genome:
- a CDS encoding histone deacetylase family protein — protein MPCLATSERYTLDLPPGHRFPIAKYELIREQLLWQGIAPQTDFYDPGLCAEEDILRVHTQEYWHKVRDQRLSPAEVRRLGLPQSEQLVRRSLSSSAGTLQSAQRALTDGVALNLAGGTHHAFADRGEGFCVLNDIAIAAAHLLHHGLAKQVLVVDLDVHQGDGTASIFQHEPRVFTFSMHAGANYPLRKEKSDLDVEFALGTSDTEYLQQLTATLPRLLTEVQPDFVFFQAGVDVLATDKLGKLALTKEGCRQRDEFVLGLCREKNLPVAVSMGGGYSERISDIVDAHCNTFRVAYEVWSDSVSL, from the coding sequence ATGCCCTGCCTCGCTACTTCCGAACGCTACACGCTGGATTTGCCCCCCGGTCATCGGTTTCCGATTGCCAAATATGAGCTGATTCGGGAGCAGCTGCTGTGGCAAGGAATTGCCCCCCAGACCGACTTTTACGACCCTGGCCTGTGCGCCGAGGAGGATATCCTGCGCGTGCACACCCAAGAGTACTGGCACAAAGTGCGCGACCAACGCCTCTCCCCTGCTGAGGTGCGCCGCCTGGGTTTGCCCCAAAGTGAACAGCTCGTACGCCGCTCGTTGAGCAGCAGCGCCGGCACGCTACAGTCGGCGCAGCGGGCCCTAACTGACGGCGTGGCGCTTAATTTGGCGGGCGGCACCCACCACGCCTTTGCCGACCGGGGTGAGGGTTTTTGTGTGCTTAATGACATTGCTATTGCCGCCGCGCACTTGCTGCATCACGGGTTAGCCAAGCAAGTATTGGTGGTGGATCTGGACGTGCACCAGGGCGACGGTACGGCCAGCATATTTCAGCACGAGCCGCGGGTATTCACCTTTTCCATGCACGCGGGGGCCAATTATCCGCTTCGCAAGGAGAAGTCGGACCTGGATGTGGAGTTCGCGCTGGGCACATCTGATACGGAATACCTTCAGCAGCTAACCGCTACGTTACCCCGTCTGCTCACCGAAGTGCAGCCTGATTTCGTGTTTTTTCAAGCGGGCGTTGATGTGCTGGCGACGGATAAGCTCGGCAAGCTGGCTCTAACGAAGGAGGGCTGCCGCCAGCGGGATGAGTTCGTGTTGGGGCTTTGTCGAGAGAAGAACCTGCCCGTGGCCGTGAGTATGGGCGGCGGCTACTCCGAGCGGATCAGCGACATCGTGGATGCGCACTGCAATACGTTTCGGGTGGCATATGAAGTATGGAGTGACTCGGTAAGTCTTTGA
- a CDS encoding DUF4932 domain-containing protein, whose translation MLLDFQPSLRAQGQAITVKTDLGVELVNALMVQLSPEFIKDSVADPHLFRSTRLMRESYTHFAPFRTHVAVRRTQWLADKIGTGVYLLPLFYQGFPRPRRHTPISTPLLEAIHANPDSAVRIADAYMRLVGRFYQDSHFAQFQRANQAVYEVAISEVKRNLPSPTFIPTMERYYGAQKAAYCIIVNPFFKSQWGMAWEVAGANGPVATQIAAPFGEQLRVRGNLLKAGFDNAEEVRNLSVHEFGHTFVNTLTAQPAFAAGIKAQSALFQPIPGHGQYSDWETSFNEHLVRAGEVRLALALGRSDVSEKLRVDYAAWMYLPFFEQQLRRYEADRQRYPTLESFLPDLISALPTLNR comes from the coding sequence ATGCTGCTAGACTTCCAGCCCTCGCTCCGGGCGCAAGGACAGGCCATCACGGTGAAAACAGACCTTGGAGTAGAGCTGGTGAATGCCCTTATGGTGCAGCTTTCCCCGGAATTTATAAAGGACTCAGTCGCCGACCCGCACCTGTTTCGTAGTACCCGGCTGATGCGCGAAAGCTACACCCACTTTGCGCCATTTCGCACTCACGTCGCTGTGCGCCGTACCCAATGGCTGGCCGACAAAATCGGTACCGGCGTCTACTTACTACCCTTATTCTATCAGGGATTTCCGCGCCCTCGACGGCACACGCCCATCTCGACGCCGTTGCTCGAAGCTATTCACGCGAATCCAGACTCGGCAGTACGCATAGCTGATGCTTATATGCGTTTAGTGGGGCGATTTTATCAGGACTCCCACTTCGCGCAATTTCAGCGTGCCAACCAAGCTGTGTACGAGGTGGCCATCTCGGAAGTGAAGCGCAACCTTCCTTCTCCAACCTTTATACCGACCATGGAGCGTTATTATGGCGCCCAAAAGGCAGCGTATTGTATTATCGTCAATCCATTTTTCAAGTCACAGTGGGGCATGGCTTGGGAAGTAGCAGGTGCCAATGGTCCGGTTGCTACCCAAATTGCGGCGCCTTTCGGCGAGCAGCTGCGCGTACGCGGAAACTTGTTAAAAGCTGGGTTTGACAACGCCGAAGAAGTGCGCAACCTGTCGGTGCATGAGTTCGGCCACACGTTTGTCAATACCTTAACTGCCCAGCCAGCCTTCGCGGCGGGTATTAAAGCGCAAAGCGCCTTGTTTCAACCCATTCCAGGGCATGGACAATACAGCGACTGGGAGACGTCATTCAACGAGCATCTGGTACGAGCCGGAGAGGTTCGCCTGGCGCTGGCACTTGGCCGGAGCGACGTCAGCGAGAAGCTCCGAGTAGACTACGCGGCTTGGATGTATCTGCCGTTTTTTGAGCAGCAGCTCCGGCGCTATGAAGCGGACCGGCAGCGCTATCCTACCTTAGAATCGTTTTTGCCAGACTTAATTAGTGCCTTACCCACGCTCAATCGATAG
- a CDS encoding putative quinol monooxygenase, whose product MVNVGLLVRLEAKPGKEQAVADFLRSGLPLVQDEPETINWYGIQLGPSTFGIFDTFPDEAGRKAHLGGKVAEALMANAGELLATDPVIEMVDILASK is encoded by the coding sequence ATGGTCAACGTAGGACTGTTGGTGCGGCTCGAAGCCAAACCCGGAAAAGAACAAGCAGTAGCCGATTTTTTGCGCAGTGGGCTGCCGCTCGTGCAAGACGAGCCCGAAACCATTAACTGGTACGGTATCCAACTAGGGCCGTCAACTTTCGGTATTTTCGACACTTTCCCCGACGAGGCTGGTCGCAAAGCCCATCTTGGCGGCAAAGTTGCCGAAGCTCTCATGGCTAATGCTGGGGAATTACTGGCTACTGACCCAGTCATCGAAATGGTTGATATTCTCGCCTCTAAGTAA
- a CDS encoding RtcB family protein, producing MAQQLRGNDLRQLGFPEGRAIGLALAQLQRKHLKRLSLTAQLTLLQQILTSPMDFVTHLDWSHVAAALLPPPSRHIELVARKPYALYGAEHIEAGALHQMDTAMKLPVTVAGALMPDAHHGYGLPIGGVLATDNAVIPYAVGVDIGCRMALSVFNLPPKHLTQRVQELQKLLLDNTRFGNRTGFQHGKKMGHEVLDRDEFRDIPFLRNKQATAAEQIGTSGSGNHFVEFGIVDITDPTNEMGVPVGQYVGLLSHSGSRGLGAGVANHYTKLAMENCQLPSEAKHLAWLSLDGELGQEYWAAMNLAGAYASACHEHIHQRMAKALGERPLAKVENHHNFAWREKLADSREVIVHRKGATPAGKGVLGIIPGSMTAPGFIVRGRGVADSLGSASHGAGRLMSRTRAKQELSESAVRQHLTDHGVVLQGGGLDEAPMAYKDIHAVMQSQQELVDVLGSFTPKIVRMDGA from the coding sequence ATGGCTCAACAATTACGCGGCAACGACCTCCGTCAACTCGGCTTTCCCGAGGGCCGCGCCATCGGTCTCGCGCTAGCGCAATTGCAGCGCAAGCATCTCAAACGACTCTCGCTTACCGCTCAGCTCACGCTCTTACAGCAAATTCTGACCTCTCCCATGGACTTTGTTACGCACCTCGATTGGAGCCACGTGGCAGCCGCGTTGCTCCCACCACCTTCGCGCCATATCGAATTGGTGGCGCGCAAACCCTACGCCCTCTATGGGGCCGAACACATTGAAGCCGGCGCCCTGCACCAAATGGACACGGCCATGAAATTGCCTGTGACGGTAGCGGGTGCCCTCATGCCCGACGCCCACCACGGCTACGGCCTGCCCATTGGCGGCGTGCTGGCCACCGACAACGCCGTCATTCCTTACGCCGTGGGCGTAGACATTGGCTGCCGGATGGCGCTATCGGTCTTCAATTTGCCTCCCAAGCACCTCACCCAGCGGGTGCAGGAGTTGCAAAAACTGCTCTTGGACAACACCCGTTTCGGCAACCGGACTGGCTTTCAGCACGGCAAGAAAATGGGCCACGAGGTACTAGACCGGGACGAGTTTCGCGACATTCCGTTTCTGCGCAACAAGCAGGCAACTGCCGCCGAGCAAATCGGGACATCGGGCTCTGGCAACCACTTCGTCGAATTCGGCATCGTAGATATCACAGATCCGACGAACGAGATGGGCGTTCCGGTAGGTCAGTATGTGGGTTTGTTGTCGCACTCCGGCTCGCGGGGCCTGGGCGCGGGCGTGGCCAACCACTACACCAAGTTGGCCATGGAAAACTGCCAGCTGCCCTCTGAAGCCAAGCACTTAGCCTGGCTTTCCCTCGACGGGGAATTGGGGCAGGAATACTGGGCGGCCATGAACTTGGCGGGCGCGTACGCCTCGGCCTGCCACGAGCACATTCACCAGCGGATGGCGAAAGCCCTGGGCGAGCGGCCCTTGGCGAAAGTGGAAAACCACCACAACTTCGCCTGGCGTGAAAAGCTAGCCGACAGCCGAGAAGTGATTGTGCACCGCAAGGGCGCCACGCCCGCCGGCAAAGGCGTGCTCGGCATCATCCCCGGCTCGATGACGGCACCTGGCTTTATCGTGCGCGGCCGGGGCGTGGCTGATTCCCTGGGTTCGGCCTCGCACGGGGCCGGTCGCCTCATGTCCCGCACGCGGGCCAAGCAGGAGCTAAGCGAGTCGGCGGTGCGCCAGCACCTCACCGACCACGGCGTGGTGCTGCAAGGCGGCGGCCTCGACGAAGCGCCCATGGCCTACAAGGACATCCACGCCGTGATGCAAAGCCAGCAAGAGCTAGTAGATGTGCTCGGCTCCTTTACACCGAAAATCGTGCGCATGGACGGTGCGTAG
- a CDS encoding RtcB family protein, protein MAKATNKLHSKDLRQIGFTNDQHISLALDILDQRELRRLDKGSAQALLQEIKNDPFKYLRDENWRPLAEQLVPQPSRDVALNPEIKDYRRYGEAFIEDGARKQMDTAMQLPVTIDGALMPDAHQGYGLPIGGVLAVDNAVIPYGVGMDIGCRMALSIFDMPASYLNKHSQDLRKLLLEHTKFGNKEVFKKPFTDDPIFERPEFREIGVVRQKRDSAISQMGSSGSGNHFVEFGLVDITDPNNEMGVPIGQYVGLLSHSGSRGLGAAVAQHFTKVAMEKCPLPPQARHLAWLSLDSQEGQEYWRAMNLAGDYASACHHDIHRRLSKALGNKPLAQVENHHNFAWREKLPDGREAIVHRKGATPAGKGVLGVIPGSMTAPGFIVRGRGERDSLQSASHGAGRRLSRTQAKAQIGEGDMRRQLRDHGIELIGGGLDEAPAAYKDIHQVMAHQRDLVDVLGTFTPKVVRMDAGGGRGKGRGE, encoded by the coding sequence ATGGCCAAAGCGACCAACAAACTCCACAGCAAGGACCTGCGCCAGATCGGCTTTACCAACGACCAGCACATCAGCCTCGCCCTCGATATTCTCGACCAACGTGAGCTACGCCGACTCGATAAGGGCAGCGCGCAAGCCTTGCTACAGGAAATAAAAAACGACCCGTTCAAGTACCTACGCGACGAAAACTGGCGGCCTCTCGCTGAGCAGCTTGTGCCCCAGCCGTCGCGCGATGTGGCCCTCAATCCAGAAATTAAAGACTACCGCCGCTACGGCGAGGCTTTTATTGAAGATGGCGCCCGCAAGCAAATGGACACTGCCATGCAGTTGCCCGTCACAATTGACGGGGCGCTCATGCCTGATGCGCACCAGGGCTACGGCCTGCCCATCGGCGGCGTGTTGGCGGTCGATAACGCGGTGATTCCCTACGGTGTGGGAATGGATATAGGTTGCCGCATGGCGCTGTCCATCTTCGACATGCCAGCTAGCTACTTGAACAAGCACAGCCAGGATTTGCGCAAGCTGCTGCTGGAGCACACCAAGTTTGGCAACAAAGAAGTGTTCAAGAAACCCTTCACCGACGACCCCATTTTCGAGCGGCCGGAGTTTCGCGAAATCGGGGTGGTGCGGCAAAAGCGCGATTCGGCAATTTCTCAGATGGGTAGCTCCGGCTCGGGCAACCACTTTGTGGAATTTGGGCTAGTAGATATTACCGATCCGAATAATGAAATGGGCGTGCCCATTGGGCAGTACGTCGGCTTACTGTCGCACAGCGGCTCGCGAGGATTAGGAGCAGCCGTGGCCCAGCATTTCACCAAAGTAGCCATGGAAAAATGCCCCCTGCCGCCGCAGGCGCGGCATTTGGCGTGGTTGTCTTTGGATTCGCAGGAAGGGCAAGAGTACTGGCGCGCCATGAATCTAGCGGGTGACTACGCCTCGGCCTGCCACCACGATATTCACCGCCGACTCAGCAAAGCCTTAGGTAATAAACCGCTGGCCCAAGTAGAAAACCACCACAACTTCGCCTGGCGCGAAAAGCTGCCCGATGGCCGTGAAGCCATTGTACACCGCAAGGGAGCCACGCCCGCTGGCAAAGGCGTGCTCGGCGTGATTCCGGGCTCGATGACCGCGCCCGGCTTCATCGTGCGGGGCCGCGGCGAACGGGACTCGCTCCAATCGGCTTCCCATGGCGCCGGGCGCCGCCTCAGTCGCACCCAGGCCAAAGCGCAGATAGGAGAGGGCGACATGCGCCGCCAACTGCGCGACCACGGCATAGAGCTAATCGGCGGCGGCCTCGACGAAGCGCCCGCCGCCTACAAAGACATCCACCAGGTAATGGCCCACCAGCGCGACTTGGTAGATGTGCTGGGCACGTTCACGCCTAAAGTAGTACGTATGGATGCGGGCGGCGGTAGAGGGAAAGGGCGAGGGGAGTAG
- a CDS encoding J domain-containing protein has product MNTSAPSDLPAATSYPIPATDTAINPAQQAFREAVQQVEGLRQRLRDLQAEQADARRRYWQQVGPAARAVVEARQTLFAPLENALLLHFFSRAEEQQITGVIVGNARALQERFGEDAADILLKYAPQRQSGKARSAASDSADANASFDSSLPPHEQAAEQARARRKTKAQKAQEAAEKAAREEEQRLLSNTKTLYRQLARTHHPDLERNPDAQQQKTALMQRITEAYEANDLYTLLQLLSESAPTDHADDDVLTRYTQALRQQQIELKQQLNELKYGPSKVLSGTGKKQEAELRQLKRYLRAEAEYVQHVARLIQEPEGLREVLRGLAAEGQETV; this is encoded by the coding sequence ATGAATACTTCCGCCCCCTCCGATCTTCCGGCCGCTACTTCTTACCCCATTCCGGCAACGGATACAGCTATTAATCCTGCTCAACAGGCATTTCGGGAGGCAGTACAACAGGTAGAAGGCTTGCGCCAACGCCTGCGCGACTTGCAGGCGGAGCAGGCCGACGCCCGGCGCCGCTATTGGCAACAGGTAGGGCCAGCGGCCCGGGCGGTGGTGGAAGCGCGGCAGACGTTGTTTGCCCCGCTGGAAAACGCTCTGTTGCTTCACTTTTTCAGTCGGGCCGAGGAGCAGCAGATTACGGGCGTAATTGTGGGGAATGCCCGCGCTTTGCAGGAGCGGTTTGGGGAAGATGCGGCGGATATATTGCTGAAATATGCCCCCCAGCGCCAGTCAGGCAAGGCGCGAAGTGCTGCCTCCGATTCTGCAGACGCCAACGCCAGCTTCGATTCTTCGCTGCCACCGCACGAACAAGCAGCCGAGCAGGCCCGCGCCCGACGCAAAACTAAAGCCCAGAAAGCCCAAGAAGCCGCTGAAAAAGCCGCTCGCGAGGAGGAGCAACGCCTGTTATCCAATACCAAAACGCTCTACCGCCAGCTCGCCCGCACCCATCACCCCGACTTAGAGCGCAATCCCGACGCGCAGCAGCAGAAAACCGCGCTCATGCAGCGCATCACGGAAGCCTACGAGGCTAACGACCTGTACACGCTGCTTCAGCTTCTATCCGAATCCGCCCCCACCGACCACGCCGATGACGACGTTCTTACGCGCTACACTCAGGCGCTCCGCCAGCAGCAAATCGAGCTAAAGCAGCAATTGAACGAGTTGAAATACGGGCCGTCTAAAGTGCTTAGCGGGACTGGCAAGAAGCAGGAAGCCGAACTGCGCCAACTGAAGCGCTACTTACGTGCTGAGGCTGAATACGTGCAGCACGTAGCTCGCTTAATTCAAGAGCCCGAAGGCTTGCGCGAAGTGCTGCGTGGACTAGCAGCTGAAGGCCAGGAAACGGTTTAA
- a CDS encoding TROVE domain-containing protein, giving the protein MRFNLTLRKATTTNHEGAAAFALTPQLELYAAVATAALSDQFYETADTRLLRLRELVARNDPEFVARLAVYAREQLYLRTVPLVLTVELARLHRGDNLVSRLVARVVQRADEITELLAFYAQANERDGVKTLNRLSKQLQKGLALAFNRFDGYQLAKYDRAGRVRLRDALFLVHPTPRNAEQQVLFDQLVQGTLPTPYTWETELSALGQQRFASASERKDAFCSAWETLVGSGKLGYMALLRNLRNILEADVSAEVVEQVCARLTDQVAVARSKQLPFRFLAAYREVLTVQSGYVAVVLEALETAIAHSAANLRGFDAGTRVLVACDVSGSMQQPISARSKVLLYDVGLVLAMLLQSRCSHVTTGMFGDTWKRISLPRGRVLQNVQEFYRREGEVGYSTNGYLVVQDLVQRREVVDKVMLFTDAQLWNSTGDGNTLARAWSDYRRTVAPNARLYLFDLAGHGTTPLEVRADHGVALIAGWSDKVFDVLQALENGESALAEIEKIDL; this is encoded by the coding sequence ATGCGCTTCAACCTTACTCTTCGCAAAGCTACTACTACCAACCACGAGGGCGCTGCGGCCTTCGCTCTCACTCCCCAGTTGGAGTTGTACGCCGCCGTAGCCACTGCCGCCCTCAGCGACCAGTTCTACGAAACCGCCGACACCCGCTTGCTCCGCTTGCGCGAGTTGGTGGCCCGCAACGACCCCGAGTTTGTGGCCCGCTTGGCGGTATATGCCCGCGAGCAGCTGTACTTGCGCACCGTACCCTTGGTGCTCACCGTGGAGCTGGCCCGCCTGCACCGCGGCGACAACCTGGTAAGCCGCTTGGTGGCCCGAGTGGTACAGCGCGCCGACGAAATCACGGAGTTGCTGGCCTTCTACGCCCAAGCCAACGAGCGCGACGGGGTGAAAACCCTCAACCGCCTCTCCAAGCAGCTCCAGAAAGGGTTAGCCCTGGCCTTCAACCGCTTCGACGGCTACCAGCTGGCCAAGTACGACCGCGCCGGTCGGGTGCGCCTCCGCGACGCATTGTTTCTGGTGCACCCCACGCCCCGAAATGCGGAGCAGCAAGTCTTGTTCGACCAGCTCGTGCAGGGTACGCTGCCCACGCCTTACACTTGGGAAACCGAGTTGTCGGCCTTGGGGCAGCAGCGCTTTGCTTCGGCATCGGAGCGTAAGGATGCCTTCTGCTCGGCTTGGGAAACGTTAGTTGGAAGTGGCAAGTTGGGCTATATGGCCTTGCTGCGCAACCTGCGCAACATCCTAGAAGCCGACGTGTCGGCGGAGGTGGTGGAGCAGGTGTGTGCCCGCCTTACCGACCAAGTGGCGGTGGCGCGCTCCAAGCAGTTGCCCTTCCGCTTCCTGGCCGCCTACCGCGAGGTCCTGACCGTACAGTCGGGCTACGTGGCGGTGGTGTTGGAAGCGCTGGAAACGGCTATTGCCCACAGCGCGGCCAACCTGCGCGGCTTCGACGCCGGTACCCGCGTACTGGTGGCCTGCGACGTGTCGGGCTCGATGCAGCAACCCATATCAGCGCGCAGCAAAGTGTTGCTCTACGACGTGGGCCTGGTGCTCGCCATGTTGTTGCAGAGCCGTTGCAGCCATGTAACCACCGGCATGTTCGGTGATACGTGGAAGCGCATCAGCCTGCCCCGCGGCCGGGTGTTGCAAAACGTGCAGGAGTTCTACCGCCGCGAAGGCGAGGTAGGCTACAGCACCAACGGCTACTTGGTTGTCCAAGACTTGGTGCAGCGCCGCGAAGTGGTGGACAAGGTGATGCTTTTTACCGACGCCCAACTCTGGAACAGCACCGGTGACGGTAACACGCTGGCCCGAGCCTGGAGCGACTACCGCCGCACCGTAGCACCCAACGCTCGTCTGTACCTGTTCGACTTGGCTGGCCACGGCACAACTCCCCTGGAGGTGCGCGCCGACCACGGCGTCGCCCTGATTGCGGGTTGGTCGGATAAGGTGTTCGACGTGCTGCAAGCCCTGGAAAACGGCGAGTCGGCCCTGGCTGAAATAGAGAAAATTGATTTGTAA
- a CDS encoding SDR family oxidoreductase: MASASTKRLHKQIALVTGGSSGIGTGVAVALAEAGATVVVNYHSDAEEAEQVVAHIKEKGGKAIAIKADVSKEDQVQAMFRQTIEQFGTLHILVANSGIQQDATLVNMTLEQWQRVIDVNLTGQFLCAREAAREFIRRGVKEDISRAAGKIICMSSVHETIPWAGHVNYAASKGGLMLLMKSMAQELAPHKIRVNSIAPGAIKTPINNEAWETPEAARKLLELIPYGRIGEVEDIGRVAAWLASDEADYVHGTTIYVDGGMTLYPGFADNG; encoded by the coding sequence ATGGCTTCAGCTTCTACAAAACGCTTACACAAGCAAATTGCGCTGGTTACGGGAGGGAGTTCAGGAATTGGAACAGGCGTAGCGGTGGCCCTGGCCGAAGCGGGCGCAACCGTGGTGGTCAACTACCATAGTGATGCTGAAGAGGCGGAGCAGGTAGTGGCCCACATCAAGGAAAAAGGCGGCAAGGCCATTGCCATCAAGGCCGATGTGAGCAAGGAAGACCAGGTGCAGGCGATGTTTCGGCAGACGATTGAGCAGTTTGGAACCCTGCATATTCTGGTGGCCAACTCCGGTATCCAGCAGGATGCAACGCTGGTCAACATGACCCTGGAGCAATGGCAGAGGGTTATTGACGTGAACCTAACGGGTCAGTTTCTGTGCGCTCGTGAGGCGGCGCGGGAGTTTATCCGGCGCGGCGTGAAGGAAGATATATCTAGGGCCGCCGGCAAGATTATCTGCATGAGCTCGGTACACGAAACCATTCCGTGGGCGGGCCACGTCAATTACGCCGCTTCAAAGGGCGGGCTGATGCTGCTCATGAAAAGTATGGCCCAAGAGCTGGCACCGCACAAAATACGGGTGAACAGCATTGCGCCGGGCGCTATTAAAACGCCCATCAACAACGAGGCTTGGGAAACGCCCGAAGCGGCTCGCAAACTGCTGGAGTTGATTCCCTACGGGCGCATTGGGGAGGTGGAGGATATCGGGCGGGTGGCCGCGTGGCTGGCCTCCGACGAAGCCGATTATGTCCACGGCACCACTATCTACGTGGATGGTGGCATGACCTTGTATCCGGGCTTTGCCGACAACGGGTAG
- a CDS encoding PcfJ domain-containing protein produces the protein MSNRNKTVSRQALDTQQALEALSRHADRRKWSARQQIDFLFSCATIQELHAQVSADSPLALRYQHWVMGRNATDRHRTRQALLTLADKRTVLLERPEMVPALSVLTTYYLSRQRDLADWQPRTRNVYRQLESLVRHLFDGYGDVPGWVLESWATGELTCGGVNLAELTIHLGNGRSLRSFSGQPRSITKKLEHAMRQAPAGCTYIEALRYAQLACRGALEWIGPVLQTAWSRTVGPDDDFWLDLVDLFATTPMVDPQQFGPVCDWIHHKRTVGIGDEPPQPGFSLKGRSMASLLAQTEQWHRSLGLLRRHAGHLLSATWNPLPVSDFTSGDDQRVVITQLRTYGQLVDEGNALRHCVASYLQSCQKGRCSIFSLRLDGARAITLEVQHNRTIVQAKGRYNRALADNERFWVTRWATEAQLTLSKHL, from the coding sequence ATGTCCAACCGTAATAAAACCGTATCCCGCCAAGCGCTGGATACCCAACAAGCCCTAGAAGCTTTATCGCGGCACGCTGATCGGCGCAAGTGGTCGGCTAGGCAGCAAATAGACTTTCTCTTTTCTTGTGCTACTATCCAGGAGTTGCACGCCCAAGTTTCGGCCGATTCGCCTTTGGCGCTACGCTACCAACACTGGGTAATGGGCCGCAACGCTACGGACCGGCACCGCACCCGCCAAGCCTTGCTGACCTTGGCCGATAAGCGCACCGTTCTGCTGGAGCGCCCGGAAATGGTGCCGGCCCTGAGCGTACTAACCACTTACTACTTAAGCCGGCAGCGCGACCTGGCCGACTGGCAACCCCGGACGCGCAACGTGTATCGGCAACTGGAAAGCTTGGTGCGCCACCTCTTCGATGGCTACGGCGACGTACCCGGCTGGGTGCTGGAATCCTGGGCCACGGGCGAGCTAACCTGCGGCGGCGTCAATTTGGCCGAGCTGACCATTCATTTGGGCAACGGTCGGTCGTTGCGCAGCTTCTCTGGTCAGCCCCGGTCCATCACCAAAAAGCTGGAGCACGCCATGCGCCAGGCGCCGGCGGGCTGCACCTATATCGAAGCCTTACGCTATGCTCAGTTGGCGTGTCGGGGCGCGCTGGAGTGGATCGGGCCGGTGCTGCAAACCGCCTGGAGCCGCACGGTAGGTCCCGATGACGACTTCTGGCTGGATCTGGTCGACCTTTTTGCCACTACACCCATGGTCGACCCGCAGCAGTTCGGGCCGGTGTGCGACTGGATTCATCACAAGCGCACCGTGGGCATCGGCGACGAGCCGCCCCAGCCGGGTTTTTCCCTGAAAGGCCGCTCCATGGCTAGTCTGCTGGCGCAAACGGAGCAGTGGCACCGAAGCCTGGGCCTGCTGCGGCGTCACGCTGGGCACCTGCTCTCGGCTACCTGGAACCCGCTGCCAGTGAGTGACTTCACCAGTGGCGACGACCAGCGGGTGGTCATTACCCAACTGCGCACCTACGGGCAGTTGGTGGATGAGGGCAACGCCTTGCGACACTGCGTGGCTTCCTATCTGCAATCCTGCCAGAAAGGGCGTTGCAGCATCTTTTCGCTGAGGCTGGATGGTGCCCGTGCCATCACGCTGGAAGTGCAGCACAACCGCACTATTGTGCAGGCAAAGGGCCGCTACAACCGCGCTCTGGCCGATAATGAGCGGTTTTGGGTGACGCGCTGGGCTACTGAAGCTCAACTCACGCTCTCCAAGCATTTGTAA